A segment of the Candidatus Methylomirabilota bacterium genome:
ACACGATGGGAGCCACCATCATGCCGGCCACCGCGCCGACCAGCGCCGCCAGCCCCCAGCCGAGCGCCAGCATCCAGCCGACGCGGATCCCGCAGAGCCGGCTCGATCCCGGGTTCTGGGCCACGGCCCGCATCGCCAGCCCGAGGGTCGTGTGCCGGAAGAAGCCGTAGAGGAAGGCGAGCACGATCAGCGTGACCCCGATCGCTCCCAGGTCGTGGGTGCCGAACACCACGCGGCCGATCCGGATGGGCTCGCCGGGGAACGGGCTCGGGAAGGGCTTCTGGATGTAGGAGTAGATCCAGCCGGCCAGGCTGTTCAGGATCACCAGGAGGCCGATGCAGACGATGACGATGGTGAGGACCGGCGCGCTCTCCACCGGGCGGATGACGATTCGCTCGATCAGGAGGCCCCCCACGAACGCGATGGCGAGCGTGGCCGCGAAGGCGACCCAGTACGGGAGCCCGGCGTTCAGCATCGACCACGCGAGGTAGGTGCTGAACATGGCCATCTCGCCCTGGGCGAAGTTCACGACGTCGGTGGCCTGATAGATCATCACCAGGGCGAGGGCCAGGCTCCCGTAGATGCCCCCCGTGGCCAGCCCCGACACGACCTGCTGGAGAAAGGTGTCCACCGGGCGCCTCAGTATCCGCCCAAAGATGCGCGCGGCATGGCCTCCGCGCTCACACTCGATCACCCAACCACTGCATGTTCCGCTCCGAGCGGCGGCTGGGCCGCCGCAACGATCCTCGGGGGAGGCCTCGGAGGGGGTGTTCCGACACCCCCTCCGAATTGGCCTCAGTAGCCGAGGTACGAGCGCCGGATGGCGTCGTCCCGCTTCATCACCTCGGCCGGACCGGACAGCACGACCCGACCGGTCTCCAGGAGGTACACGTGGTCAGCCAGGTCGAGTGCCAGCGAGGCGTTCTGCTCGACCAGCAACACGCTCACGCCTTCCTCCTGATTGATGGTCCGCACGATCCGGAAGATTTCCCGGACGATCATCGGAGCCAGCCCGAGCGAGGGCTCGTCCAGCAGCAGGAGGCGCGGCCGCAGCATGAGCGCCCGGGCGACCGCCAGCATCTGCTGCTCGCCGCCGGAGAGTGTGCCCGCCATCTGGCGCCGCCGTTCCCCGAGCACCGGGAAGTACCGGTAGACACCCTGGACGTCGTCCGCCAGCCGGGCCTTCGGCTTCCGGCTGTAGGCGCCGAGCCGGAGGTTTTCCTCCACGGTGAGCTG
Coding sequences within it:
- a CDS encoding ABC transporter ATP-binding protein, with the translated sequence MPSLLEAEGLDAHYGWTRVLHRVGFAVEDGGITTILGANGAGKTTTLRAVCGMVKTSGVLRFGGRRIDGKATEDIVRLGIAHVPEGRGTFVQLTVEENLRLGAYSRKPKARLADDVQGVYRYFPVLGERRRQMAGTLSGGEQQMLAVARALMLRPRLLLLDEPSLGLAPMIVREIFRIVRTINQEEGVSVLLVEQNASLALDLADHVYLLETGRVVLSGPAEVMKRDDAIRRSYLGY
- a CDS encoding branched-chain amino acid ABC transporter permease; the encoded protein is MDTFLQQVVSGLATGGIYGSLALALVMIYQATDVVNFAQGEMAMFSTYLAWSMLNAGLPYWVAFAATLAIAFVGGLLIERIVIRPVESAPVLTIVIVCIGLLVILNSLAGWIYSYIQKPFPSPFPGEPIRIGRVVFGTHDLGAIGVTLIVLAFLYGFFRHTTLGLAMRAVAQNPGSSRLCGIRVGWMLALGWGLAALVGAVAGMMVAPIVFLDPNMMSGILIYAFASATLGGFTSPGGAVVGGLLVGVIENLVGTYVRFIGTELKLTVALALILVVLLVKPSGLFGRALVHRV